A genomic segment from Xiphophorus maculatus strain JP 163 A chromosome 6, X_maculatus-5.0-male, whole genome shotgun sequence encodes:
- the LOC102221827 gene encoding transcription factor HES-1-like isoform X1 yields the protein MLRLYKYRAESLAPGVLQLGSETARTAVIFYSQPATLRAAQRRRDSRPFTFRLFFHSRANLKMPAGTFERASPSGVAAVPARGNCTPGKPRTLSENRKSSKPIMEKRRRARINESLGQLKTLILDALKKDSSRHSKLEKADILEMTVKHLRNLQRLQMTAALNTDPSILGKYRAGFSECVGEVTRFLSTCEGVTAEVRTHLLGHLSACVTQINLYGPHLGDLGQTSGTQVTAPAGLRAPLKGGSLSPEAMKLYGGFQVVASPDGHFAFLIPGAALTPLSVQNCHHVSPVAPAVTSDSVWRPW from the exons ATGCTGCGATTGTATAAATACCGAGCAGAATCGCTTGCGCCTGGAGTGCTGCAGTTGGGCTCGGAGACAGCTCGGACTGCTGTCATTTTTTATAGTCAGCCAGCCACCCTGAGAGCTGCCCAGAGACGGCGGGACTCTCGGCCGTTTACTTTTCGGTTGTTTTTCCACTCTCGTGCGAACCTGAAGATGCCTGCCGGTACTTTCGAAAGAGCATCTCCGTCTGGCGTTGCGGCCGTCCCGGCAAGAGGCAACTGTACCCCAGGGAAACCCCGCACTCTGTCAGAGAACAGAAAG TCCTCCAAGCCAATTATGGAGAAGCGGCGACGCGCGCGCATCAATGAGAGCCTGGGTCAGCTGAAGACCCTCATCCTGGACGCGCTCAAGAAAGAC AGCTCCAGACACTCCAAGCTGGAGAAGGCCGACATCCTGGAGATGACGGTAAAGCACCTGAGGAACCTCCAGCGGCTTCAGATGACAG CGGCTTTAAACACAGACCCATCCATCCTGGGGAAGTACCGAGCTGGATTCAGCGAGTGCGTTGGAGAGGTTACCCGTTTCCTGTCCACATGTGAAGGGGTCACGGCCGAGGTGAGGACTCACCTCCTCGGCCACCTCTCGGCCTGTGTGACCCAGATTAACCTGTATGGACCTCACCTGGGCGACCTGGGACAGACCAGCGGTACACAGGTCACCGCGCCTGCGGGCCTGCGGGCGCCCCTCAAGGGTGGTTCACTATCACCCGAAGCCATGAAACTGTACGGAGGCTTCCAGGTGGTGGCATCGCCAGACGGACACTTTGCGTTTCTTATTCCCGGCGCAGCTCTCACACCTCTGAGTGTACAGAACTGCCACCATGTGTCACCTGTCGCACCTGCTGTCACCTCAGACTCTGTGTGGAGACCATGGTAG
- the LOC102221827 gene encoding transcription factor HES-1-like isoform X2, whose protein sequence is MPAGTFERASPSGVAAVPARGNCTPGKPRTLSENRKSSKPIMEKRRRARINESLGQLKTLILDALKKDSSRHSKLEKADILEMTVKHLRNLQRLQMTAALNTDPSILGKYRAGFSECVGEVTRFLSTCEGVTAEVRTHLLGHLSACVTQINLYGPHLGDLGQTSGTQVTAPAGLRAPLKGGSLSPEAMKLYGGFQVVASPDGHFAFLIPGAALTPLSVQNCHHVSPVAPAVTSDSVWRPW, encoded by the exons ATGCCTGCCGGTACTTTCGAAAGAGCATCTCCGTCTGGCGTTGCGGCCGTCCCGGCAAGAGGCAACTGTACCCCAGGGAAACCCCGCACTCTGTCAGAGAACAGAAAG TCCTCCAAGCCAATTATGGAGAAGCGGCGACGCGCGCGCATCAATGAGAGCCTGGGTCAGCTGAAGACCCTCATCCTGGACGCGCTCAAGAAAGAC AGCTCCAGACACTCCAAGCTGGAGAAGGCCGACATCCTGGAGATGACGGTAAAGCACCTGAGGAACCTCCAGCGGCTTCAGATGACAG CGGCTTTAAACACAGACCCATCCATCCTGGGGAAGTACCGAGCTGGATTCAGCGAGTGCGTTGGAGAGGTTACCCGTTTCCTGTCCACATGTGAAGGGGTCACGGCCGAGGTGAGGACTCACCTCCTCGGCCACCTCTCGGCCTGTGTGACCCAGATTAACCTGTATGGACCTCACCTGGGCGACCTGGGACAGACCAGCGGTACACAGGTCACCGCGCCTGCGGGCCTGCGGGCGCCCCTCAAGGGTGGTTCACTATCACCCGAAGCCATGAAACTGTACGGAGGCTTCCAGGTGGTGGCATCGCCAGACGGACACTTTGCGTTTCTTATTCCCGGCGCAGCTCTCACACCTCTGAGTGTACAGAACTGCCACCATGTGTCACCTGTCGCACCTGCTGTCACCTCAGACTCTGTGTGGAGACCATGGTAG
- the LOC102232617 gene encoding carboxypeptidase N subunit 2-like — MDRQLGRTLLMLLLCRIGISTCPYKCQCFTELQVLCADERMSTLPRDVSRQVREVIIMTSSLAYLFSHSLMESPQLTKLIFLNNALKSIHLSAFEDLTELQELEISGNSLLDHLYLGTFSKQEKLTKLLLNYNSLKTILPGLFDPLTQLEVLQMKSNMLSDLPPFLFRNLSSLRILDLSQNRIQEVTGETFSGLASLEILKLGNNLIGNLTSDTFRNTSQLIELHLEWNGIAQLDDGVFSALANLSVLNLRGNRLTAFTDKVFGGEPTNLTELNLKSNRLTELSLESLSSLTDLTLSDNQLSSLTENLFRNLTFLESLDLSDNQLTSLPEGIFKNLLSILVINFHNNSLTELDSELFQDQILLKRLYLSNNKLETLQLGLFDQFIFRPTVRLHGNPWRCECQLWYLHDWLMQNLQDVELLDLVACERPDSLRKRTLASISRDQLVCHLPADRMPEPNSCSLQVSNDTVVVRCSVEKCSPLTVKVQFQEENGEVREHILEKESDKAQCSNETLRESTID, encoded by the coding sequence ATGGACAGacagttgggtcggactctcctgATGCTGCTTCTCTGCCGTATAGGCATCAGCACCTGTCCATACAAATGCCAATGCTTCACTGAGCTTCAAGTGCTGTGTGCCGATGAGAGGATGTCGACTTTACCCAGGGACGTCTCTAGACAGGTCAGGGAGGTTATTATAATGACGTCCTCCTTGGCGTACCTCTTTTCCCACTCGCTGATGGAGAGCCCACAGCTCACCAAGCTCATCTTCCTAAACAATGCCCTGAAAAGTATCCACTTGAGCGCGTTTGAGGATCTGACCGAGCTCCAGGAGCTGGAGATCAGCGGGAATTCCCTGCTGGATCATCTCTACCTGGGAACCTTCTCCAAGCAGGAGAAGCTAACCAAACTGCTGCTCAACTACAACAGCCTGAAAACAATACTTCCTGGGCTGTTTGACCCTCTGACACAGCTGGAGGTTCTGCAGATGAAGAGCAACATGTTGTCAGATCTACCTCCGTTCCTTTTCCGGAACCTCAGCTCTCTGCGCATTCTTGATCTCTCCCAAAACAGAATCCAAGAAGTCACAGGAGAGACCTTTTCTGGCCTGGCCAGTTTGGAGATTCTGAAGTTGGGCAACAACCTCATTGGCAACCTCACGTCTGACACATTCCGCAACACTTCGCAGCTCATCGAGCTTCACCTAGAGTGGAACGGGATAGCGCAGCTCGACGACGGCGTCTTCTCTGCGTTGGCTAACCTGAGTGTGCTGAACCTCCGTGGGAACCGCCTGACAGCCTTCACCGATAAAGTCTTCGGAGGGGAGCCAACAAATCTAACAGAGCTGAACCTCAAAAGCAACAGACTGACTGAGTTGTCTCTGGAGAGCCTGAGCTCACTGACAGATCTCACATTGTCGGACAACCAGCTTTCCAGCctcacagaaaaccttttcaGAAATCTAACCTTCTTGGAGAGCCTGGACCTGTCTGACAACCAGCTCACCTCTCTGCCTGAAGGGATCTTTAAAAACCTGTTGAGCATTTTGGTGATCAACTTCCACAATAACAGCCTGACTGAGCTGGACTCCGAACTGTTTCAGGACCAGATTTTACTTAAGAGGCTCTACCTGTCCAACAACAAGCTGGAGACGCTCCAGCTGGGACTTTTCGATCAATTTATCTTCCGTCCAACGGTGAGGCTTCACGGGAACCCCTGGAGGTGCGAATGCCAGCTGTGGTACCTTCACGACTGGCTAATGCAGAACTTACAGGACGTGGAGCTGTTGGACCTGGTGGCCTGCGAGAGGCCAGACTCTCTGAGAAAACGAACCCTGGCTTCCATCAGCAGGGATCAGTTGGTCTGTCACCTGCCGGCAGACCGGATGCCTGAGCCGAACTCCTGCAGCCTGCAAGTATCTAACGACACCGTGGTCGTCAGGTGCAGCGTGGAAAAGTGCTCTCCCCTGACGGTTAAAGTGCAGTTTCAAGAGGAAAATGGTGAGGTTAGGGAGCACATTTTGGAAAAAGAGTCTGATAAAGCTCAATGTAGCAATGAGACGCTGAGAGAGAGCACCATCGATTAG